In Bacteroidota bacterium, the following proteins share a genomic window:
- a CDS encoding bifunctional ADP-heptose synthase: MLDNSKIIDLIQGFDKYKVLIIGDVMIDSYMWGKVERISPEAPVPVLTSQNRENRLGGAANVALNILSLGATPILCSVIGDDEHGVLFKELMKEKNLVTEGLLVDTDRKTTIKTRVISEHQHLLRIDEEDSMNLSSIMEDAFVKHTLSIICKKQVDAIIFEDYDKGVITPLVIENIVAMANKMGIPTLVDPKKRNFSAYKNVTLFKPNFKELSEGLKMDLRKNDPENIHSATERLHKDLHIDYVMVTLSEMGVLISEDGTYKAIPAHKRDITDVSGAGDTVISTASLCMVSGMAPEEIACISNLAGGIVCEKTGVVPIEKEQLIEEVKKLS; encoded by the coding sequence ATTTTGGATAATTCAAAAATCATAGACCTCATTCAGGGGTTTGATAAATACAAAGTTTTGATCATCGGCGATGTGATGATCGATTCGTACATGTGGGGCAAGGTGGAACGCATTTCGCCTGAAGCACCAGTGCCGGTACTCACCAGCCAGAACCGGGAAAACCGCCTGGGCGGGGCCGCCAATGTGGCTCTGAACATCCTGTCGCTGGGGGCAACACCCATTCTTTGCTCTGTCATTGGAGACGACGAACACGGAGTTCTTTTCAAAGAACTCATGAAAGAAAAAAATCTGGTTACAGAAGGCCTTTTGGTTGATACTGACCGCAAGACGACCATTAAAACCCGGGTGATCAGTGAACATCAGCATTTGTTGAGAATTGATGAAGAAGACAGCATGAACCTCTCGTCCATCATGGAAGATGCTTTTGTCAAACATACGCTTTCGATAATCTGCAAAAAACAGGTGGATGCTATTATTTTTGAAGATTATGACAAAGGGGTCATCACTCCGCTGGTTATTGAAAATATTGTGGCAATGGCCAATAAAATGGGTATACCCACCCTGGTCGACCCCAAAAAACGGAATTTCTCAGCATATAAAAATGTGACCTTGTTTAAGCCCAATTTCAAGGAACTCAGTGAAGGCCTGAAAATGGACCTGCGCAAAAATGATCCTGAAAACATCCATTCAGCCACCGAACGCCTGCATAAAGATTTACATATTGATTATGTAATGGTTACTTTATCAGAAATGGGGGTTTTAATTAGCGAAGACGGCACATACAAAGCCATTCCAGCTCACAAACGCGATATCACGGACGTTTCAGGTGCAGGCGATACGGTAATCAGTACAGCCAGCCTTTGCATGGTATCCGGTATGGCTCCCGAAGAAATAGCCTGCATATCAAACCTTGCAGGTGGGATTGTTTGTGAAAA